CGCCAGCCGCCACGCCATGTACAGGATGAACGCGACCCCGCCCGCACGGAGGGCCACCGTCAGGAACGGCCAGACCTCCAGGACCTCGTACAACCCCAGGCCCAGCAGCAACAGCAGCAGGGTGAAGCCCACCGTGGCTCCCGTCACGTACAGCATGGCCGCGCGCAGTCCGAACTGGGCGCCCGTGCTCAGGGTCACGATGTTCACGGGGCCCGGCGTAATCGATGCGGCCAGGGCAAAGGCTGCCATGGAATAGAAGATGCTCATGAAGGTCTCGCCGGCTCAGGGGAAGTGTCTGGCCGACGGTAGGTGCTGGCGCCCGGGGCGTATTGAAGGAAAGTGCCCTCGCGCTCCGCGCTCGACGGGCCTGCCTGACGTCGGCGCCGCTCGGGTATGGTAGCGGGACCTCCAGGACCATCCCCAGGCCATGCGCGAGCCCGTCATCGATGACATCTCCACGGCCGCGGCGCGAGAGCGCGTCGGCGAGACACGGGGGCTCAGGCTCGTCCCGGCGCTCACCCTCCTGTCACACCCCATGCCCTTCCGCGTGGGCGAGCGGCTCCTGCTGGAGGCGCTGACGCGCGGCCAGCCCGTGGCCCTCTCCCGAAACGTGCCGGACTTCGAGCGCCCCGGCGCCGCACTGGGCATGCACCTGGCGGACCCCTTCCTGAGCCGCAAGCCGCTCACGTTCCTCCCAGGCATCGAGGGCGCCATCCGCCTGGACCCGGGCGAGGGCAGCCCGGTGACGGTGGCGGGAGGGGCGCTTCTGGGGAGCTGGGAGCTCAGTGCCCAGGAGGTCGCGGCCGGAGTGCCCCTGGAGCTGGCCGGGCGCGTGGCGCTGCTGCTGCACCTGGCGGACCCCGAACCGGCCGGCGCCATGGACGCGCTGGGCATGGTGGGCGCCAGCCTGGGCGTCCAGCGCGTGCGTCAGCACGTCGAGCAGGTCGCGGACCTGGCCGTGCCGGTGCTCATCCGCGGCGAGACGGGCTCGGGCAAGGAGCTGATTGCCCGCGCCATCCACCAGCGGAGCCCGCGCCGCGAGCGGCCATTCATCAGCGTCAACCTGGGCGCGATTCCGAAGGAGCTGGCCGCCGCGGAGCTCTTCGGCTCGCGAAAGGGTGCCTTCACGGGCGCTGTGAAGGACCAGCAGGGCTTCTTCCAGGCGGCCCACGGCGGGACGCTGTTCCTGGACGAGGTGGGCGAGGCGCCACCGGAGGTCCAGGTGATGTTGCTGCGCGCCCTGGAGACAGGGGAAATCTACGCGGTGGGGGAGCGCTCGCCCATCACCGTGGACGTGCGGCTGGTGGCCGCGACGGACGCGCACCTGGAGGAGCAGATCCGCGACGGGCGGTTCAAGGCGCCCCTGATGCACCGGCTGTCCGGCTACAGCATCCGCGTGCCGCCCCTGCGCGAGCGGCGCGAGGACATCGGCCGGCTGTTCCACCACTTCGCCCGTGAGGAAATGGAGGCGCTGGGCGAGGTGGGACGGCTGACGCCCTCGGACGCCTTCGCCGAGCCCTGGCTGCCCACGTCGCTGGCCACCCGGCTGGTCCTCCACGACTGGCCGGGCAACATCCGCCAGCTCCGCAACGTGGCGCGGCAGCTCGTCATCGGCAACCGGGGGCGGCCGACCCTGCGGCTCGACGAACAGCTCGAGCAGGAGCTGTGCGCCGTCACGGCCGTGCCCACCGGCCGCCCCGCCGAAGCGTCTTCGCCATCCGCGTCCGAGCCCCGCGCCGCGGCCGCGCTCCGCCGCAAGCCGTCCGAAATCACCGAGACGGAGCTGCTCGGCGCCCTGCGCGAGAGCCGCTGGGACCTCCAGGCGGCCGCCGACCGGCTCGGCATCCACCGGACCTCCATCTACGACCTCATCGAGCGAAGCCCCAACCTGCGGACCGCCGGAGACCTCAGCGTGGAGGAGCTCACCCGCTGCTTCCAGGAGTGTCGCGGAGACCTCGACGTCATGGCCCAGCGCCTCGAGGTCTCGAAGCGGGCGTTGGGCCGCCGCATCAAGGAGCTCGGGCTCGGCGCGGGGAATGGCTGAGGAGGCCCGGGGCATCGGCGTGTTCCTCGCGTCGAGCACCTCCGTTCCACGCGTGGAAGCCCCGGGCTGATACGTGGGGGCGAAGACGTCCGCGGCCGCTCCCTGTCCTCCCGTGTGCTTACGTGGACGGCATGCGCCTTGCGATGAGCCGGCGCGGAGGATGCACATGCGAATGCGGATTGCCGGAGTGTCGAAGGGGCGCGCGGGCCTGTCTCTCGGTCCTGTCATGGTGGTGGTGTCGATGCTGGGGCTGGGGGCCTGCACCGGGCGCCAGCAGCTCCCCCCGGAGGAGCAGGCGACGAAGCCGAAGTGCGCGGATGGAGGGATGGGCGTGGACGAGGCCACTTTCACGCTTCAGGCCAGCGGGCTCGTCCCGAGCGGCGTGTGCCTCAAGAAGAACGCGACCCTCAACTTCACTTCGACGTGCGGTGACGTGGACCTCACCGTGGACGCGGGCTTGAAGGAGAACCCCTTCCATGGCGGAGAGCTGTCGTTCAGGGTCCCCGGGGATGGGGGCACTCACGTGAAGAGAATCAAGGCCGCCGCCACGAATGGGGCCTACGGGCTCTCGGGCGAGTGTCGCGGCTTCGCGGGCCCCGATGCTGGCCCGGAAATCGTTCCGCTCAATGGCACGCTGGAGGTGGCCACGAGCACCGAGACGCAGGACGGGTAGCCCCGGGGCCGCGCACGCCTGTCCTCGGTGCGCGGCTCACTCCGCGGTGGCGAGCCGCCGCGCGAAGCGGCGCTTCCACCAGGGCTCCAGTCCCGGGTTGAGCGCGAGGGCCCTCACGAGGTCCTCACGGGACCGCGCCTCTCCCGCCACCTCACCGAGCGCCGCGCGCAGCAGCAGCGCGTCCGCCCACTCGGGGCGTGCCGCCAGCACCGCGTCCGTCAGCGCGAGGCCTCGTGTCAGGGGAGGGCGCGTGTCCTGCCCCGCCTGCTTCCGCCACAGCGCCCACTCGCGGCAGAAGTGGCCGAACGCGACGCGGACGTCCAGGCGCCGGGGCTCCAGCTCGAGCGCCTTCTCGAAGGCGCGGGCGGCCTCGCCGAAGTCCTCTTCGCGCGCCTCGCGCCGCTGTGCCCGCCAGCGGGCCCTCGCGCCGCGCACCTCGCCCTGGTACAGCCACGCCTGGGCTTCCTGGGCATTGCGCTCGAAGGCGCCGCGCAGGGCCTCCTCCGCCCCGTCCAGGCTCGCGTGTGGCTCCGTGCCCCGCTCCAGCTCGAAGAGCGCGCGCGTGAAGCGCGCCCGCGCCAGGTTGGCCCGGGGCAGGGCGAGTCCCGGGAGCAGGTCGATGGCCTTCAGGTAGGCCGCCTCGGCCTCCCGCAGGTCGGTGTCCGGAGCCTCGCCCGCGAGGACGCGGTACGTGGCGCGCTCGACGTGGACCTCTCCGAGGTTGTTGTGCCCGAAGCCCTCCCGGGGCGCCACGGCCACGGCGCGCGCGTAGGCGGCCCGGGCCTGTTCGAGCACGGGGAAGGGGTCGCCTCCGCGCTCCCAGGTCTCCCGCGCCTGCTCCAGCAGCGTGGAGCCCAGGCCGTTGTGGAGCTGGGCCACCTGGGCGTTGATGGCGGCCCCGCGCTGGAACAGCTCCGCCGCGGTGGCCAGGTCCGGCCGGGCGTCGCCCCCTCCGTCCCGCCGCCGCCGCGCCAGCTCCGCGTGGAGCGTGCCGCCCAGGAAGTAGGGGACGTAGTTGCCCGGGTTGAGCTCGCGGGAGCGCGCGAGCGCGAGCCGGGCCTGCTCCAGGTCCCCCTCCGAGTCCGTGGTTTTCGCATGCGTGGCCCGCGTGAGAAACGCGATGCCCAGGTTGATCCACGCGTCCGGCAGGCGCTCGTCCACGCGGATGGCCTCGCGGTACGCCGCGATGGCCTGGCCCCGGTGGGGCCGCGAGTCCACGCCCGTCTGGTCCTCGTAGTCCGCCCACGTCTTGTAGATGAGGCCGAGCAGGGCGTGGAACTCGTAGTCCTGCTCCTCGGGACGGAGGCCCGCGAGCGCGTCCACGGCCTGGCGCAGGGACTCCCCCGGGTCCAGCCCGCGGCCCTGCTGGAACCGCGCCCGGCGCCACAGGCTCTGCGCCAGCTCCGAGCGGGCCTTGGGCGGCGGGGGGACCAGCGCCAGGGCTACGCGCGCGGTGGCCATGGCCTCGCCGAGCGGGCCCTCCACGTCCCCGCCCTGGCGCATGCGGTGCTCCGCCAGACGGTTGTGGAAGCGCGCCTTCAGCACCAGGGACCTCGGGTGCCCGGGGTCCGCCTTCAGCGCGCGTCCCACGGCCTCCATTCCACGGGTGAAGGGCGGCAGCACGTCGCCCTGGCCATAGAGCTCCATCACCATCGCGGTGTATTCCAGCCTCGCCAGGGACTCATGTACGTCGGGCTCGCTCTCCGCGGTGGCCGCGGCGGAGGCATGGGCGCGGCGGCCGGCGTCGAAGTCGGCCAGGGCCCCCTCGCGGTCCCCCTGGTTCCAGCGCCGGGCGGCGCGGGCCTGGAGGATGTCACCTCTCAGCAGGGGGGCTTCGTGGAACCAGGGGAGCCGGTCGCCGAGCGCGTCCAGGCGCTCCAGGGCCTCTTCATGGCGGCCCTCGTAGAAGGCCAGCAGCGCGGCCACGTAGTCGGTGGAGGGCACGTCGGCGCCCTCGCTCCTGCGCAGCCAGTCCAGGGCCGGCTCCCGGTACTCGCGCTGCAGGTCCTTCAGGCGGGCCTCCCGCTGCTCGCGGCCGCGCAGGCGCTCGGCCTCCAGCAGCCGCTCCTGGTACTGACGACCCAGTGCCAGTGCCAGCGCGTAGGCGACGCGGGGCTCGCGGAAGCCATGGCTCCACGCCGCCTCCAGGGACGTTCGCGCCGCCGCGTCGTCTCCGAGCGCCAGGTGGCCGCGCCCGAGGGCGTAGTGGCCCGGCCCCACGGCCAGCGCGCCGGCCTCGCGAATCTCCGCGTCCAGCTCCGCCATGCGCGCGCGCAGCAGCGCCCTGTCGGCGCGTGTGTCGTGCAGCCGGGAGAGGCCGGTGTAGCGGGCCAGCGCCTCGATGCGCTCCACCCGCTCGGTGAAGCGGCGCGCGAGCCCCTCGCGCCGAGAGGCCTCCCGGCGCGTGAGTCCCGCCCAGCCCAGCGCGCCGCCCACCAGCAGCAGGGCCACCACAGCCACGCCCACCACCAGCCGGTGCTTGCGCAGCCGCCTCCGCAGGCGGGACAGGGGGCCCACGGGGCGCGCGTGGACGGGCTCCCCGCGCAGGAAGCGGTCCAGGTCCTCGGCCAGGGCGCGCGCCGAGTCGTAGCGGGCGGAGCGGTCCTTCTCCAGACACTTGAGGACGATGGCCTCCAGGTCCACCGGGATGTCCGGGTCCAGCGCGCGGGGAGGGAGCGGCTCCTGGGTGGAGATGCGGGTGAGCACCTCCAGCCCGTTCTCCCCGGGGATGGGGGGCTGGCCGGTGAGGAGGTGATAGAGCGTGGCGCCCAGGCCGTAGACGTCCGCGCGGCGGTCCAGCCGCTTCACCTCGCCCCGGGCCTGCTCCGGCGACATGTAGTGGGGCGTGCCCAGCACCGCTCCGGTGGCCGTGGCGCCCAGCTCCGTCCAGTCCCGCGCCAGGCCGAAGTCCATGACGAAGGGCTTGAAGCGGCCGTCCTCCGTGCGCTCCACCAGGATGTTGGAGGGCTTGAGGTCGCGGTGGATGAGGCCCGCGCGGTGGGCGGCATGCACCGCCTCCGCGGCCTCCCGGAGGAGCAGCGCCTTTTGCTCGACGCCCAGCTCGCCCCGCAGGTGGTGCAGCGGCTGGCCGTCCACGTACTGCATGGCGATGAAGGGGCGGCCCTGGACCTCGCCCACCTCGTACACCTGGCACACGCGCTCGTGCTCCACTCGCGCCTGGGCGCGGGCCTCGGAGAGCAGGTGCCGCACGAGCGCCGCGTCCTCGCCCCGGACGAACTTGAGGGCCACGTCGCGGCGCAGCCGGGCGTCATGGGCGAGGAACACCTGGCCCATGCCACCCTGGCCCAGAAAGCGCACGCACTGGTAGCGCTCCCAGTGGGGCACGGGGAAGGCCGGCTCCTCCGCCGTCGTGTCCTCCTTCTTCGAGGGGGAGAGCGGCAGCGTCGGCGAGCCCTGCTCCCGCGCCTCACGCTCGCGCGCGGCCTCCCGTGCCGCCCGCAGCAGGGGGGCCAGCGTCTCTTCCGAGTAGCGCCCCTGCGCCGCCAGCAGCTCCAGTGGGCCGCGCGAGAGAGTGCGGGCCTGCTCGCGCAGCAGCCTTGCCTCCTCGCGCGAAATGAGCCCCTCGGCCACCGCCATGCGCAGCTCGGCCTCGTCCTCTTCGTGCCTGGTGCTCATCGGGTCCTGTCCGTCGACATGCCCATCCCCTCCACGCGTCGACGTTCGACGCGCCACGCGTGGCGCACGCTTCCCGGAGGATAGGTGAGCCCCGCGAAGGGGTCTACGCGACGGGCCCTCACTCGGGCAGCCCGGCTCGGGAAGGCACTGGCATATCGGGTGCAAACCCCTGCCATGCCGCACGGCGATGCGCGTGCCGGCCAGCCCTCATTCGAAATGGAGAACCCGACCATGGCAGAGAATGCTTCGAAGGCCGTCGTGACGAGCCCGCAGATTGTCCCGGCGTGCGAGGTGACCCCGCTGCCCGCCGACGTGGACCCGCCCCTGGTGTTCACCGGCGTCGTCGGGACGACGGTCGAAATCAGGAACAGGCCCTTCAAGTTCGCGCTGACCATCCCCGACCCCAAGGCCCAGGACGCGACGTCCTTCGACCTGTCGCTCACCACGCCCGCGCCCAAGCCCGAGGATCCGGACCTGAAGATCCTCGGCGTCGCGGTGGCGCCGGTGCAGAAGACCTTCAGCGTCGTGCTGGGCTGGCCCGGGAAGATTCCCATCGTCCCGGACACGTTCGCCCTGAGCGCCATCAACTTCCAGCTCAGCCGCAAGCCCAAGGCCTGAGCCGCACGGAGTCTTCCTTCACGAGGCCCGCCCGCGCGCGGGTCTCGTTTCCTCAACACTTCCCGGTGACGAGAAGCCTCATGAAGCGACCCGCCGAAGCGACGACAGCCCCCATGCCGGAGCCCACCCAGGACGTTCCGCACGAACCGGACGCGTACGCGATGTGCCGCCCCGCTCCGCCGGGCGAGCAGCGCCTGTCCCTGAAGGAGATGGCGAAGCTGCTCGCGGACAACGGCTTCACCCCCGAGGACTCCGCCCGCGCGCTGCGCGGGGCCTACCCGGACACGACGGCCGGGCAGATGTCGGACGCGCTCGTGGCGGCCTGGCCGGGGCTCACGCCGGAGCGGCTCGCGGCTGCGCTCAAGGCCGCAGGCTACGACACCCGCCCCACGTGGATGGCGCTGGCCTCCATGCCCACGCCGCGGAGCATGCTGGGCGTGGGCGTCGTCGAAGGCAGGCTCCTCGCCATCGCGGGCCAGTCCACGCGGCCCTCCAGCGGGAACGAGGCGTACGACCCCGCCACCAACACCTGGACGCGCCTGGCCCCGATGCCCGCCGTCCACGGCGCCCGGAACCTCGCCGTGGGAGTGGTGGGTGGGAAGCTCCACGCCCTCGGCGGGGATGACGCCCAGCGCGGGGCGAACCCGCTCACGCTCCACTTCGCATACGACGCGGCGACCGACACCTGGGCCGCGCGGCGCGAGCTGCCCATCGCCACCCAGGGACATGGCCTGGGCGTGGTGGGCGGGAAGCTCCACGTCGTCGGCGGCATGAGCAGGTCCGTCCGGTTCACCTCGGCCAACCTCGAGTACGACGCGGCCGGGGACTCCTGGCGGCAGCGGGCGCCCATGCCCACCGCGAGGGATGGCCTGGCCGTCGGCGTCGTGGGCGGGCTGCTGCATGCCATCGGCGGTAGGTCCTCCCAGTCCCCGTTCTCCCCGCTGGCGGTACACGAGGTCTATGACCCCGTGACGGATACCTGGTCGTCCCGGAAGCCCATGCCCACCCCGCGCTCGTACCTCGCCATGGCGGTGGTGGGCGGGAAGCTGTACGCCATCGGCGGCGGCGTCTGGCACGACACGGGGCGGCGGCTGCTCGACACGGTGGAGGTCTACGACTCCGCGACCGACACCTGGTCCTCGCTCCCGCCGCTGCCATCGGCCCGCTACTTCCACTCCGCCGCGAGCATCGGCGACACCCTCTACGCCGTGGGGGGCGAACACGACGCGCCCACCTCGCTGAGCCTCCTGGAAGCGCTGCGCCTGAGTTGACGTGCGGGCAACAGGGCCCGCGGCCACCCTCACGGAGGAATGCACCATGACGGAGCAGGTACTTCAGCTCATCGAGGAGGCGCTGCGGCTCGCGGCCGAAGGCCGCCCCCTCGTCACCGCGGGCCACCTCTCCACCGTCCTCCTCCTGGGCGACGGCGAGGGCCCGCCCCAGGTCCCCTATCGGCTCGTGATGAACGTGCCGGAGCACGACGACACCGCTCCGGCCGCCGCGTTCGAGCTCTCCCTCTTCAACGTCCCGGGGGAGGGCGGCGCTCCCATGCGGCTGCTGGGGTTGGACGTGGACCCCGCCACGAAGAAGTGTGACGTGACACTGGTCTGGCCCGAGGACGCGCCCCTCGTACGGGGCACCCTGTCCCTCGGCCACCTCGCCTTTCCCTGATGGCCCGTTCCCACGGAGACACCATGTCGCTCGACGGCCGCTTCAGCGCCAGGCTCGACCTCGCCCGCCTGCCCATCGTCACGGAGTACGCGGTTCCCACCCGGCAGCTCGACGTGAAGCTCCAGC
The sequence above is a segment of the Pyxidicoccus xibeiensis genome. Coding sequences within it:
- a CDS encoding Kelch repeat-containing protein, which gives rise to MKRPAEATTAPMPEPTQDVPHEPDAYAMCRPAPPGEQRLSLKEMAKLLADNGFTPEDSARALRGAYPDTTAGQMSDALVAAWPGLTPERLAAALKAAGYDTRPTWMALASMPTPRSMLGVGVVEGRLLAIAGQSTRPSSGNEAYDPATNTWTRLAPMPAVHGARNLAVGVVGGKLHALGGDDAQRGANPLTLHFAYDAATDTWAARRELPIATQGHGLGVVGGKLHVVGGMSRSVRFTSANLEYDAAGDSWRQRAPMPTARDGLAVGVVGGLLHAIGGRSSQSPFSPLAVHEVYDPVTDTWSSRKPMPTPRSYLAMAVVGGKLYAIGGGVWHDTGRRLLDTVEVYDSATDTWSSLPPLPSARYFHSAASIGDTLYAVGGEHDAPTSLSLLEALRLS
- a CDS encoding sigma 54-interacting transcriptional regulator; amino-acid sequence: MREPVIDDISTAAARERVGETRGLRLVPALTLLSHPMPFRVGERLLLEALTRGQPVALSRNVPDFERPGAALGMHLADPFLSRKPLTFLPGIEGAIRLDPGEGSPVTVAGGALLGSWELSAQEVAAGVPLELAGRVALLLHLADPEPAGAMDALGMVGASLGVQRVRQHVEQVADLAVPVLIRGETGSGKELIARAIHQRSPRRERPFISVNLGAIPKELAAAELFGSRKGAFTGAVKDQQGFFQAAHGGTLFLDEVGEAPPEVQVMLLRALETGEIYAVGERSPITVDVRLVAATDAHLEEQIRDGRFKAPLMHRLSGYSIRVPPLRERREDIGRLFHHFAREEMEALGEVGRLTPSDAFAEPWLPTSLATRLVLHDWPGNIRQLRNVARQLVIGNRGRPTLRLDEQLEQELCAVTAVPTGRPAEASSPSASEPRAAAALRRKPSEITETELLGALRESRWDLQAAADRLGIHRTSIYDLIERSPNLRTAGDLSVEELTRCFQECRGDLDVMAQRLEVSKRALGRRIKELGLGAGNG
- a CDS encoding serine/threonine-protein kinase, translated to MSTRHEEDEAELRMAVAEGLISREEARLLREQARTLSRGPLELLAAQGRYSEETLAPLLRAAREAAREREAREQGSPTLPLSPSKKEDTTAEEPAFPVPHWERYQCVRFLGQGGMGQVFLAHDARLRRDVALKFVRGEDAALVRHLLSEARAQARVEHERVCQVYEVGEVQGRPFIAMQYVDGQPLHHLRGELGVEQKALLLREAAEAVHAAHRAGLIHRDLKPSNILVERTEDGRFKPFVMDFGLARDWTELGATATGAVLGTPHYMSPEQARGEVKRLDRRADVYGLGATLYHLLTGQPPIPGENGLEVLTRISTQEPLPPRALDPDIPVDLEAIVLKCLEKDRSARYDSARALAEDLDRFLRGEPVHARPVGPLSRLRRRLRKHRLVVGVAVVALLLVGGALGWAGLTRREASRREGLARRFTERVERIEALARYTGLSRLHDTRADRALLRARMAELDAEIREAGALAVGPGHYALGRGHLALGDDAAARTSLEAAWSHGFREPRVAYALALALGRQYQERLLEAERLRGREQREARLKDLQREYREPALDWLRRSEGADVPSTDYVAALLAFYEGRHEEALERLDALGDRLPWFHEAPLLRGDILQARAARRWNQGDREGALADFDAGRRAHASAAATAESEPDVHESLARLEYTAMVMELYGQGDVLPPFTRGMEAVGRALKADPGHPRSLVLKARFHNRLAEHRMRQGGDVEGPLGEAMATARVALALVPPPPKARSELAQSLWRRARFQQGRGLDPGESLRQAVDALAGLRPEEQDYEFHALLGLIYKTWADYEDQTGVDSRPHRGQAIAAYREAIRVDERLPDAWINLGIAFLTRATHAKTTDSEGDLEQARLALARSRELNPGNYVPYFLGGTLHAELARRRRDGGGDARPDLATAAELFQRGAAINAQVAQLHNGLGSTLLEQARETWERGGDPFPVLEQARAAYARAVAVAPREGFGHNNLGEVHVERATYRVLAGEAPDTDLREAEAAYLKAIDLLPGLALPRANLARARFTRALFELERGTEPHASLDGAEEALRGAFERNAQEAQAWLYQGEVRGARARWRAQRREAREEDFGEAARAFEKALELEPRRLDVRVAFGHFCREWALWRKQAGQDTRPPLTRGLALTDAVLAARPEWADALLLRAALGEVAGEARSREDLVRALALNPGLEPWWKRRFARRLATAE